In the genome of Microbacterium saperdae, one region contains:
- a CDS encoding Na+/H+ antiporter, whose translation MEGLEVTVLLGLTILAGALLAPRIRLALPLVLVIFGLALGFVPALREVQLPPETVLLLFLPVMLFWESLTTSLRAIRRDFRYILPMSTLLVVASAFAVAGIGVLFGMPWEIALILGAAVAPPDATAVAALGRLLPRRMFMKLKAESLTNDGTALVLYAIAVSLAVGGQITPWSVTWTVLVSYIGGIAAGTVIAALGYLLLSRVSSTMVINVTLLLIPFSAFLLAEIVHASGVLAVVVAGLIVAYVSPRVTTASSRRQTDAAWPFGVFLLNGALFVLIGLEVQYVVHEISAAAIGRLVLVTLAVWATLLVVRYMFQLLSVPFQRSSAPAPPRGVRSRARLVSTVAGMRGAVSLAIALSVPATIADGPDAAGRDEVVFVTAGVILLSLLVQGPLLPALVRWARVPVDHADDEEYELAERAISGAALAALDDLAAEHGIGQEVRDRVRTEGYMMLEFANARALAREQAIVDAEADALDEMLDEPDPLATGGAIEENLGSGASLPSTSDSGDGNTLQMIATSADVDVMQRSPLIRHEEHTRLKLAMLDRKREVLLGLRRSGTVDDLVVRRISARLDLEQVRLQGIEEFD comes from the coding sequence ATGGAAGGTCTCGAGGTCACGGTCCTGCTCGGGCTGACGATTCTCGCGGGAGCGCTGCTGGCACCCCGCATCCGGCTCGCGCTGCCTCTGGTGCTGGTCATCTTCGGACTCGCGCTCGGCTTCGTCCCCGCGCTCCGCGAGGTGCAGCTGCCCCCGGAGACGGTGCTGCTGCTGTTCCTCCCGGTGATGCTGTTCTGGGAGAGCCTGACCACGTCTCTGCGCGCGATCCGCCGCGATTTCCGCTACATCCTGCCGATGAGCACGCTACTGGTCGTCGCGTCGGCCTTCGCGGTCGCGGGCATCGGCGTGCTGTTCGGGATGCCGTGGGAGATCGCCCTCATCCTCGGAGCCGCCGTCGCGCCGCCGGATGCCACCGCTGTGGCCGCTCTCGGGCGACTGCTGCCCCGGCGCATGTTCATGAAGCTGAAGGCGGAGAGCCTCACCAACGACGGCACCGCCCTGGTCCTCTACGCGATCGCGGTGTCACTGGCCGTCGGCGGCCAGATCACGCCCTGGTCGGTCACCTGGACCGTGCTGGTCTCGTACATCGGCGGCATCGCGGCCGGCACCGTGATCGCCGCGCTGGGCTACCTGCTGCTCAGCCGTGTCTCGTCGACGATGGTGATCAACGTCACGCTCCTGCTGATCCCGTTCAGCGCGTTCCTGCTCGCCGAGATCGTGCATGCCTCCGGCGTGCTGGCGGTCGTCGTGGCCGGACTCATCGTGGCCTACGTCTCGCCCCGTGTCACCACCGCATCCTCGCGGCGGCAGACCGATGCGGCGTGGCCGTTCGGGGTCTTCCTGCTCAACGGCGCGCTGTTCGTGCTGATCGGCCTCGAGGTCCAGTACGTCGTGCACGAGATCTCGGCGGCCGCGATCGGACGTCTGGTGCTGGTGACACTGGCGGTGTGGGCGACCCTCCTCGTCGTCCGCTACATGTTCCAGCTGCTCAGCGTGCCGTTCCAGCGGTCCTCCGCGCCCGCGCCGCCGCGAGGCGTGCGCTCCCGTGCGCGCCTCGTCTCCACCGTCGCCGGAATGCGCGGCGCGGTGTCTCTCGCGATCGCCCTGTCGGTGCCCGCGACGATCGCCGACGGGCCGGATGCCGCGGGGCGCGACGAGGTCGTGTTCGTCACCGCCGGTGTCATCCTGCTCAGCCTGCTCGTGCAGGGACCGCTCCTGCCCGCCCTCGTGCGGTGGGCGCGCGTTCCGGTCGATCACGCCGACGACGAGGAGTACGAGCTGGCCGAACGCGCCATCTCCGGCGCGGCGCTCGCCGCGCTCGACGACCTCGCCGCCGAACACGGCATCGGTCAGGAGGTGCGCGATCGGGTGCGGACCGAGGGCTACATGATGCTCGAGTTCGCGAACGCGAGGGCCCTTGCCCGTGAGCAGGCGATCGTCGACGCGGAAGCGGATGCGCTCGACGAGATGCTCGACGAGCCCGATCCGCTCGCTACGGGCGGCGCGATCGAGGAGAACCTCGGCAGCGGTGCGTCCCTGCCCTCGACGTCGGACAGCGGCGACGGGAACACCCTCCAGATGATCGCCACCTCGGCCGATGTCGACGTGATGCAGCGGTCGCCGCTGATCCGTCACGAGGAGCACACGCGCCTGAAGCTCGCCATGCTCGACCGCAAGCGCGAGGTGCTGCTCGGCCTGCGCCGCTCCGGCACCGTGGATGATCTGGTCGTGCGCAGGATCTCGGCGCGCCTCGACCTCGAACAGGTGCGGCTGCAGGGGATCGAAGAGTTCGACTGA
- a CDS encoding MetQ/NlpA family ABC transporter substrate-binding protein — translation MSRRTTSIIAALAAVPLFVALAGCATASPEAGSGSGESTTPEVVKIGVVNKGDDQWAPFVDAAAEEGITVELVDFGSYEQPNPALTEGEIDLNQFQHIAYLADYNVNAGADLTPIGSTAIYPLGLYSTKYDDVDSIPEGETVAVPDDATNQARGLLVLQTAGLIELKSGGSIFSDLADVDTAKSKVKVTALEAALIPTSLPDVAAAIINNDFIEDAGLTSDDAIAQDDPEDPNALPYVNIFAARAEDADNPTYLKLVEIFQTNEAVQAGLLASSGDTAVSLQTPVADLVASLKKVQEDTEAQK, via the coding sequence ATGTCCCGCCGTACCACGTCCATCATCGCCGCGCTCGCCGCGGTCCCGCTCTTCGTCGCCCTCGCAGGCTGCGCCACGGCATCGCCCGAGGCCGGCTCCGGCAGCGGAGAATCGACCACGCCCGAGGTCGTCAAGATCGGCGTCGTCAACAAGGGCGACGACCAGTGGGCGCCGTTCGTCGACGCCGCTGCGGAAGAGGGCATCACGGTCGAGCTCGTCGACTTCGGCTCGTACGAGCAGCCCAACCCGGCGCTGACCGAGGGCGAGATCGACCTCAACCAGTTCCAGCACATCGCCTACCTCGCGGACTACAACGTGAACGCGGGTGCCGACCTCACCCCGATCGGCTCCACCGCGATCTACCCGCTCGGTCTGTACTCGACCAAGTACGACGACGTCGACAGCATCCCCGAGGGCGAGACCGTCGCCGTCCCCGACGACGCGACGAACCAGGCTCGTGGCCTCCTCGTGCTGCAGACGGCCGGTCTGATCGAGCTCAAGAGCGGCGGGTCGATCTTCTCCGACCTCGCGGACGTCGACACCGCGAAGTCCAAGGTGAAGGTCACCGCGCTCGAGGCGGCCCTGATCCCGACGTCGCTGCCCGATGTCGCTGCCGCGATCATCAACAACGACTTCATCGAAGACGCCGGTCTCACTTCCGATGACGCCATCGCGCAGGATGACCCGGAGGACCCGAACGCCCTGCCGTACGTCAACATCTTCGCGGCTCGCGCCGAGGACGCCGACAACCCCACCTACCTGAAGCTCGTCGAGATCTTCCAGACCAACGAGGCCGTCCAGGCCGGGCTGCTCGCGTCTTCGGGTGACACTGCGGTGTCGCTGCAGACGCCGGTCGCCGACCTGGTCGCCTCGCTGAAGAAGGTCCAGGAGGACACCGAAGCACAGAAGTGA
- a CDS encoding methionine ABC transporter ATP-binding protein: MPIVSLTNVSKAYPSRTPGDGEVVAVDDVTLSIEKGDVFGIIGYSGAGKSTLVRLINALEPATSGTILVDGVDITALRESELRKVRGGIGMIFQQFNLFSSRNVRANIAYPLTLAGWKKPDIEARVTELLSFVGLSDKAKAYPEQLSGGQKQRVGIARALATGPAILLADEATSALDPQTTHEVLDLLKRVNEEQGITIVVITHEMDVIQTIATKVAVMERGRVIEQGDVFDVFSAPQNPASQRFVGTVVKGVPSPAELSVLRERHQGRLVTFSFRDGDSSQAQVFLDLASAGLDFELVYGGINDIRGRAFGHLTLAIRGESAAIDRALAAIGERVQVTEIAQEEAR, translated from the coding sequence ATGCCGATCGTGAGCCTGACGAACGTGTCGAAGGCCTACCCGTCCCGCACGCCGGGTGACGGCGAGGTCGTCGCCGTCGACGACGTGACCCTCTCGATCGAGAAGGGCGACGTCTTCGGCATCATCGGCTACTCCGGCGCCGGCAAGTCCACGCTCGTGCGCCTGATCAACGCCCTCGAGCCGGCGACCAGCGGCACGATCCTGGTCGACGGCGTCGACATCACCGCGCTCCGCGAGAGCGAGCTGCGCAAGGTCCGCGGCGGCATCGGCATGATCTTCCAGCAGTTCAACCTCTTCTCCTCGCGGAACGTGCGGGCGAACATCGCCTACCCGCTCACGCTCGCGGGGTGGAAGAAGCCCGACATCGAGGCGCGCGTCACCGAGCTGCTCTCGTTCGTCGGGCTCTCCGACAAAGCCAAGGCGTACCCTGAGCAGCTCTCCGGCGGGCAGAAGCAGCGCGTCGGCATCGCCCGGGCGCTCGCGACGGGGCCGGCGATCCTGCTCGCGGATGAGGCCACCAGCGCGCTGGACCCGCAGACCACGCACGAGGTGCTCGATCTGCTCAAGCGCGTCAACGAGGAGCAGGGCATCACGATCGTCGTGATCACCCACGAGATGGACGTGATCCAGACCATCGCCACCAAGGTCGCGGTGATGGAGCGCGGCCGGGTGATCGAGCAGGGCGACGTCTTCGACGTGTTCTCCGCCCCGCAGAATCCCGCGTCGCAGCGGTTCGTCGGCACCGTCGTCAAGGGCGTGCCCTCGCCTGCCGAGCTGTCCGTCCTGCGCGAGCGGCACCAGGGCCGCCTCGTCACGTTCTCGTTCCGCGACGGCGACTCGTCGCAGGCGCAGGTCTTCCTCGATCTCGCCTCCGCCGGGCTCGACTTCGAGCTGGTCTACGGCGGGATCAACGACATCCGCGGACGGGCGTTCGGCCATCTCACCCTGGCGATCCGGGGCGAGAGCGCGGCGATCGACAGGG